In the genome of Urocitellus parryii isolate mUroPar1 chromosome 7, mUroPar1.hap1, whole genome shotgun sequence, the window GATCTTTGTGGGATCCATCCACAATGTAGCCTAattctatttttgctttgtttggagATGGGATTTCATTgtattgtccaggctggccttgaactttcaatcctcctgcctcagtctcctagggCACTGAGGTTGCAAGAACTTtagtttaattctttttcttttcttttctttctttctttctttctttctttctttctttctttctttctttcttttcttttcctctttctttctctttctttcttttttcttttcttttcctctttctttctttctctttctttcttttttcttttcttttcctctttctttctctctttctctctctttctttctctctctctctctctctctctctctctctctctctttctttctttctttctttctttcttagtctGGGGATCGAATTTGGGGCTCATGCTGGCCAGGCAAAGGCTATATTATTGAgctccatcccagccctttaGATTTATTCCTGTGCCCCAAATTTCAATTGGATTGTCTTCTAATTGTATATTCAACCCCAGTCCCTCCTCAGCTCATCCTGACCTCAAAGGAAGCAACACATACCCCCTCTCTGACCTGCCATCATTTCTTCTTGTAGCATATCAAGAGCTGTTCTGCACCTATGTggtccctgggcctgggctttAACACCAACTTGTCATGAACTATGGGCCCTAGGGTTGAAGGATGGACTCATTTTCCATAGCAGATCATCTGAATGTCAAGTTTGTtccactccccctcccctccaataCAGGTCACCTCTACCCAAGGTGCTGCTCAGCAGGGGTACCTGGCAGCCAATGGGGGCAAGCAGGAGGAAGGAGCTCATTAGTCTGATAAAGATCTGggggccccaccccaccccctcccccaacttCCCTGGGGCCCTGGCTCAGGCTGGACTGGCTCCCACACCCTGAAGGCTCCCTGAGCCTCCTTCCATCCGCCCTCTCAGAGGCAGGCCCAGCGCCCTACCTGCAGTTCCTCCCCGCCAGCACCCACTGGGCTAGAGCCCAGACGCCTGCTCACTGTCACCAGCTCGCTCCACCCGGAGCAGCTCACATCCCAGCCCGCCAAGGGCAGCTCCCGTGAGCCAGTGGTTCCTGCTGTCTAGCCACTCTGCTAACAGAGGCTGGCCTTGTCCACTCCTCTCTGTGCCTGGGACCTCCACACAGTGTCCAGGATTGAGTCCCCTCTTGACTCCTGAAGAATATCCATGGCCACCTACAAGGTGAAGGTGGCCACAGGCACTGACTTCTTGTCGGGAACCCTGGACTCCATCTCGCTGACCATCGTGGGGACCCAAGGAGAGAGCCATAAGCAGCGGCTGAACCACTTTGGGAGAGACTTTGCCACTGGAGCGGTGAGTGCTGGTGGCCCAGGAGGGATGGAAGAGAGCCAGGGACCCAGCTTGACCAGGAGAGGCTGCAGCATCGAGGCTCAGCTCTGAAGGCTGTGGGTTCCTAGGTGGCTCTGGATGCCTCACCCACACGTCTCCTGACCCTTCCCACCTTGCTGCTCTCTGGGCTCTATCTCCTCTGCTCCCTCATCTCCTATCTCTCTCATCCAGTTTCCAATCCTCTCACctcatctctcttcctctctctctcttctgtcactctctcccaccccatcccttcccatggcctctcttcccctccccatccctctcccctTCGAACTCACTCTTCCTAAACCAAGTTACATCATCACTAGCTTAAATTTGCATTGGATTCTCTGTGACTTAAAATGGCATCAGACCAGCTTGTCCAGTGGGGACCTGCTTGCCCCATGATGGAAGTCACTCTTTGCGGGCTCTCACACCTGATTTTGAGTCAGGCCCAGCCAAAGGCTACTGTGTGATCTGATTGGTCCCTCTATCTTTGGGGTGATTTCTGAATTCCCACATCTTCATGGAGAAGGATAAGAAGGGCTGGCTGGACCATCTCTCTCTAATCTAGGATTGTAAGAGGTTTAGGAAGTCCCAGTCCCTCTTGGACTGCTCCTGGGGCTCTGTGTGGTCCCTGAAGCTTCAGATGACTAGGAaaggggatgggagaggaggaTAGGACTTTGGGaactggggagggagggatgaaaaGGCCTAGCCCAGGGTAAATGGACCCAGCAGAGAATACTCAAGTTGGAGGAGTCAGAGCCCAATGATTGGGTCCATGTCCCATCTCTCTGCCACCGCAGTCCAGAAAGTGAACAGCATAAGCAGAGCTTGGTTTAGGGGCCCATTCCATGGGAGGTTGGAGGAACCAGAGTCCAGTCCAGTATGCTCAGTGAGGCCTGTGTCCTGCCCAGGTGGATGAGTACACTGTCCAGTGCCAACAAGACCTGGGGGAGCTCATCATCATCCGTCTGCACAAAGAACGCTACTCCTTCTTCCCCAAGGACCCCTGGTACTGCAACTATGTGCAGATCTGTGCGCCCAATGGCCGTGTCTACCACTTCCCTGCCTACCAATGGATGGATGGCTATGAGACCCTGGCACTTAGGGAGGCCACAGGTGAGCCCACATCACCTCACCCCTTGCCGGGAGGGCCCTCACTTCAGCCTGACCACCCCAACATGGTCACCCTGGGCTCCCATCAAGCCAATCAGGCATCAGGGACTCCTGAGATCTCCTACTACTGTCATAAATTACCACTGCTGCTCTGGGCTCAGTTTGGGACTGCACTGTTGCAGAACTAAGAATAGTGGGGTCCAGGGGTCACCCTCAGCATCCCAGAGTCAGGCAGCAGAGAGCATTTCCAAATCATGCTTCCTCTCACTGCTCCCAGCCTCACTTTGAATCCTGCAGGGAGCCCAGCCATCCTGAAATGACCCCTTTCTACTCTGTGCCCAGGCTGCTCAGCACTCTTGTAGGATGTCCTGTCTATTATGCCAGAGAGTAAGTCCTGCAACCCCCAAAATCCTGATTCTCCAGTAGGATTCTGTTACGACAACAAGATGCCCTGTTACTCTGATAAGTAACCCCAATATTCCAGCTGTAGCCTTCTTGCTCCATTCAGAAGCCCTGTTACTTCAACAGCTCCCCAGGGcaccagggccttgtatatgatcttgattatatatatatatgattcccCCCAactgctggggatgaaacccagggctttacaaatactaggcgaatgctctaccactgagctacatccccagccctatgaacATTTTTTAGATTGAGGGCTATTCTGTTGCCCTAGAGGATACTTTATTTCTCTAACAGGACTCATTGTTATTCCAAAAACCGCCACTAAGGGCCCATCCACCCCTCTAGGAGGTTCCACGAGGgtagtgtggaattttccacttgtatcATGTTGGCActtaaaaagtttcaaattttggagGATTTCAGATTTTGGTGCAAACTGTCAGCTTCTCGTGGCAGTAGGTCAATACTGCCTTGCTGTTTGCTGTTTGTTTGTGATTGCTCccatgggacagggacaggatcTGAGTGCCCGAGCTCCATGCATCAACCCTTGCCAGAATCCTCCATCTGACTGGGTCAGCTGCCTATATGTGGCTGCAACATGAAGACTGGAGGTTTATCCTCTGTAACCCCCTTGGCTCTACCCCAAGCCTCTGCTAGCTTTCCTTGAGAAATGTGGAAGGGAGGACAGCTTTGAGGACCAGGGGAGTCccatccttctcttctttttcatatttctgtgctGGAGTCTTTTCCCGAGGCGGGGGCAGGGAGGGAACAGGGACTAAGCTGGGGAAAGGAGAGGCAGGGGCTAAGGGAGGCCTGGGGAAGGGTGGGGCTGCCAAAGAAAGAGTCTCAGCAGAGATGCAGAAGTGCCTTCCCACGGTGATAGGTCTGTGTGGCATGGAAGCAGGGGACGGGCAGGGTGACACTTGGTGGCTGTGCAAGAATGGGGTTGGGTAGGGTGGCTGCCATGCAACACCAGGGCAGGGAGACTTGAGTCACCTGTTCGGCCCTCGAAGGAGTGAGGCTCCCGCCCTGGGACAAGCCAAGTTGGGGTTCTGTGTTATACCATCCCAGGGGGCGACATCCACCCAGAATGTAGCATGAGCTGAGGCAGATGGAGGATGGACAGAGTGGCAAAGTGAGGACCTTGAGGGGAAATGATAGGGATGTGCACAAACTAGCATGGGGACAAGTAGTCAGAATGCTGGAGAAAGATAGGCTTGGATTTGGATGTCCATCTCAGTGCCACCATTTATTCTCAGGACATTTGGGCACATTTTCACATTCTTCTAAGCTTTGGGaccctcatctttaaaatggagctAACCATAGGGTTGATGAGAGAATCCAATGAAATAAAGGAATATCAGGAACAACTATTGTGGGTGCTCcttgggggagagggggaggtcAGAACAGTCTACTTTGCACCAAATCCCAGCTTGACTGCTTTTTTCTTGCACGATAATCACTCTTTTATCCTTGTAAAATGGGAACAACAATATAGTCCTTTTGTTGAAACTGTTGGGGCCAGGGGCGTTTTGAAATTTGGGTTTACTTTTGAGGCTGCACACGTGAATATgttcatatgtgtgtatataatagaTACATAcaaaatgtgtataaatataccCATATGCATATTTATCTCCTCCATTCATCTACAtgcaggttgagtatcccttatctgaaatgcttgggacctaaagtgtttcagatttcagactttttaaaaaatttggaacaTTTGAGATATTTTAAGGAAAGGACCAAAGTTTAAACGTCTAattaattgtgtgtgtatgtgtgtgtgtgtgtgtgtataatatacacacacatacacacacacacactttatacaCAAGgactgaaggtaattttatacaatattttaagtgCTTCAGCATTTTAACTGTGACCCACCACACGGGGGCAGTGTGGAACTTTCCACTTGTCTCATGTTGGCActtaaaaagtttcagatttttggagcatttcagattttggatttttggattagggatactCAGCCTGTCATGTATACAGATGTACCACATATCCACCTCTGGGTATTCCCCATTCAACACACTAATATCTCTcatcgaaaactgaaaaatgaaaccaAGCGAGTTAAATACTGTATCTAGCCTCAGGTAAATTTAGAGCACGCTTGGCTTACCAATGAATTTGTTATGAAACAAACTTGGATTTCCACAGCCTTTTGTATTTCGGAATtgcaggagagggctggggacctATAATAATTAGTGACTCGCCTcataaagttgttcttgtctggcTTGAATCATTAACACAAGGGCAGTTTTTAGGAAGTGCCTGATACCTAGTGAGTCTTCCACAACTGTCAGTTATTAATATAGTTCACTAGTGTCTAGAAGAGGCACTTTCCCCAGCAGCAGAGCCCAACTTGAGGATAGAGTAGGGATGGGGTCCACTATTATTGGCAGGGGACACACCCTCTGTCTTCCAGAGTGGGCCTTCCTCATCCTTAGCCACGTACCCCTTAGCTCACCCTGGGGGCTACAAGCCAAACTCCTGCTCTCTAAAGTGGGCAGGAGCAGGCAGAAAAGGGGGTCAGTGCTTGAGCATCCTCCTTGGTTTCCCTACAGGAAAGACAATGGCGGATGACTCACTCCCCATCCTTCTGGAACACAGACAAGAAGAGATCAGAGCCAAGCAGGACTTCTACCAGTGAGGGGGAGGGTGGCAGGGTATGGGGGACCTGCAGGGCTCATGTGTGTGGTCTCTGGCCCCTTGTGCCCTAGGATGGTACCTAGACATCAGGGCTCACCATCTTGGCTTGTTCTTGCAGTTGGAGAGTCTTTGTACCTGGGCTGCCCAACTACGTGCACATTCCCAGTTACCACCCTCCTGTCCGGAGGTTCCGCAACCCCAACCGGCCTGAGTAAGGACCCGAGGCTCTGCTGGACCCCTCCCATGGCTGCCCTCTGAGCCTCTGCCCCCTGAGCCCCAGGTGCCAAGCCCCAACCCATGCTTCTCCCTGCAGGTGGAATGGTTATATTCCAGGATTCCCGATTCTCATCAACATCAAGGCCACCAAGTTCCTGAACTCAAACCTCCGTTACTCTTTCGTCAAGACTGCCTCCTTCTTCTTCCGCCTGGGGCCCATGTGAGTGGCTGTCGTGAGGGGAGAGTGAAGGCTCTGGGGACTGTCCCTCCCCGCTGTTCCATGTCCACCTCCAGGACAGTCTCAGAGTTGGAATGGCCAGGGAGGCAATGGGAGGCAGATAGAGTGTAGAAGACCTGAGACTTGACACTCAGAGACCTAGATGCACAAAGACTTTGGGACTTTGAGACTCAAGAGACCCTGAGACCCAAAGACCTCCGTGGGTAGGCAGCTCTGCCACCTGTCCCAGCCTACCTGGCAGCCTCTCTGACCACCTTCCTCTGGCATCCCACCTCCTAGGTCACTGTCATTCAAACTCCGGGGCCTGGTAGACTCAAAACGTTCATGGAAGAGACTAAAGGACATTAAGAAAATTTTCCCTGCCAACAAGACTGTCATCTCTGGTATGGGGTGGAGCATCCCAAATCAAACCAGGGGCACCCAGGTGGTCTCTGGTGTAAGAGGCAGGCCCCTCATGTGGGGTCAGTGGGCTCAGTGACCAAGAGAGCAATCCAGAGTCAGGTGTGTACTCCCTCCTGGGGTTTCTCAAAGCATTATCCTGGGCCCCTCCAGCTACTCAAGACAAAGATGAGGGCTTAGTTTTCCTCTCTGAGTCCTCTTAGTGTCCATGGTCTTTTTCTGTCCCATGTCTCTATGTCCCTGGGTGGGGCTGGATCAAGTTGTGATGCACCTGCACCATCCCCCTAGAGTATGTGGCTGAGCACTGGGCAGAGGACACCTTCTTTGGGTACCAGTACCTCAACGGCATCAACCCAGGACTCATATGCCGATGTACAAGGATCCCAGACAAGTTCCCTGTCACAGACGACATGGTGGCCCCATTCCTGGATGAGGGAACATGCCTGCAAGCAGAGCTAGAAGTGAGTCCCTCTCTGGCAGAGGTCCTGGCCGGCCTCCCGGCCTCCTTCTTAAACATCCTTGTGTCTCCTGAGACCCACCTGAGTCCCACCCATGCCCACGTgccccacttccccagccctgtccaaCCACCGAACTCTGAGTCCAGTGCACTCCGCACACAAGGCGTGGGTCACGTGCCCCGTGTGGGTGCCAGCCTGCCTTCCCACTGTGGCTCCCCTGCAGAAGGGGAACATTTACCTGGCAGACTACCGCATCCTGGAGGGCATCCCCACCGTGGAGCTCAATGGCCAGAAGCAGCACCACTGCGCCCCACTCTGCCTGCTGTACTTCAATCCCCAGGGCAACATGATGCCCATCGCCATTCAGGTGTGTGGGGTGCAGTGGGGGCTGCTGTGTGGGCGTGATGCCAGGGCAGAGCCCCTCTGAGCCCATGAatgttcctctgtgtgtgtgcatgcacctaTGTGAGCATGTGAGCCCGTGTGTACACTCTATGtcctgtgcatgtgtgtctgtgcaAAAGTTGTGTGTCCACAGGAGTGTGTGCCCCTCTGTGTGCATCTGAGTCCACCTATGCTAATGCATGTCCTAATCTGTGTGTGTGGCCGTGGTGAGACTAGGGGGTGACCCTTGGGTGTGGCCCTATGTGTAAGTCTGGTGTGAGAATATGCATGTCCCTATGATAACGGGCACATCCGCGTTATCATTGTTTCTATACACCCATGCATGAACTTGGGTCCCTGTGGTAAGCTCATGGTCACATGTACATGGTGACCGGAGAGGGCGCTTGGTGGCTTGAGCTTGTCTCCTTGACTTCATTCATgcatttacttgaaaaaaaaaatgacctctaCTGTAGGCCAGGCCTCTGCTGGGAGTACTGAGCTACTCAGACTTAGCTGCTGTCTGGCAGGAGAGGAAATTGAAGTATTCCCTTATCAGAGGTCCCCACAAGCATTGTGATGCCCCTCTGGGGCTATCAACCATGTCCTAATGCTTCTGGTTTATCACTGGAGCAGTGTAGGCTGGATTTTAGTGATAGCCCCCCATCACCCGTGGGCTAGGCACCCTTGCCCTTGTACAGTGCACAGCCTGCAAAACTGAATGTGGCAGCCTTGGGGATGAGGGAAGAAAGGCTTTTTAAAAGCTGCATCTCAAAGAATGAGTGGAAGCTGCCAGGTGGAGACAGAGACTGGGCAAAAGTACAGGCAGAGAGCGCAGCAAAAGCAAAGATGGGGAGGAATGTCATGGTGTGCTCAGGGGACCAAAGGGAACTGCAGTCCAGGGGGTGTGGTTTTTACCTCCTCGAATTTCCTTCTGCCTCTTTCCTGGAGGGGCAGCTTTTGTGTGTGAGGGTCTCTACGCTCCACCTAaccctccttctttccctgccCCCAGCTGAGCCAGACCCCTGGACCCGATTGCCCCATCTTCCTGCCCAGTGATTCTGAGTGGGACTGGCTGCTGGCCAAGACGTGGGTGCGCTACGCTGAGTTCTACAGTCACGAGGCCATCTCCCACCTGCTGGAGACCCACCTCATCGCTGAGGCCTTCTGCCTGGCCCTGTTGAGGCAACTGCCCATGTGCCACCCCCTATACAAGGTGTGGGCTTGGGGGGAAGGGGCCCCATCTCACTGCCTTGTAAGCCCTGGGAGGATCTGGGGACTCACCCCAGAGAGGACTTAGGGAGGGGACTTTCCAAAGTCAGGGGTCTGATGTTGCAGAAATGGGGATGCTGAGGTCCTCTGGGGGCATCCTCAGTCCTGCCTTGTCCTCCTTGCTTTCCCGCCCAGCTCCTCATTCCCCACACCCGCTTCACGGTCCAGATCAACAGCATCGGGCGGGCCCTCCTCCTCAACGAGGGGGGCCTCTCTGCCAGGGTAAGACTTCTGCCCCCAGCCCCAACAAGAAACTTGCTTTCTTTAGGTCTTTGCAGTTAGACTAAAAGCAGGACTTCCCACTTGCTTTTGGATCTTGGGGCGGGGGGCAGAGAGGGGACTGGTTAGAGTGGGCGCTGGGACTAGAATGGTGCAGAGGCAGAGGGCCTGCCGTGGTGTGGTCCTCAGGGAGCAGGGCCTGCAGGGATGCCATCCAGCTCTgggctctcccccctcccccacaggccATGTCCCTGGGCCTCGAGGGCTTTGCTGAGGTGATGGTGAGGGCTCTGTCTGAGCTCACCTACGACAGCCTCTATGTCCCCAATGACTTTGTGGAGCGTGGTGTCCAGGACCTGCCTGGGTATTATTTCCGCGATGACAGCTTGGCAGTATGGGACGCCATGGAGAGGTGAGGTGGGGACAGCAGTGAGGGCACTTAGGGTGGAGATCCTGGGCTGCGGAAGGGGGTGTGGGAGCTTTTAAGAACCCGAACTTGGACGTCCTACGGGAGCTTGGCCTTGCGGATGGGGTCTGGGCTCTGTGTCCATCACACACCTGCTCCTTAGGCCCACAGGGCCTCTTCCTTGTTTTGGACTCCAGCCCTCCTTTGCGGGTCAGCCCccttctgggctctgagctgcctgGGGGCCTCGTTGATCTATATTGGGGATCACGTGAGTGTCTTCTGACCTTGCCAAGCCACCTTCTCTACCTCCTTCCTGAAGGACTTGCCTCCCTGTAGGTCTGAGCTAGCTAAGGCCAGAATGACCTGCCGGAGGTGGGAAGCATGATtatggaaggagaagggagggagagatgagGTTCTAAACTGAGGCCCTGTCCCCTTGATCAGGTATGTGACAGAGATCATCACCTATTATTACCCGAATGACGCAGCGGTGGAGGGTGACCCGGAATTGCAGTCCTGGGTGCAGGAGATATTCAAGGAGTGCCTCCTAGGGCGTGAGAGCTCAGGTACGGGCCTGAGAGCCCAGTGGGGACTGGCCAAGGTGTGGTTCCCAGGAAGCTCCACTAGGGCGCTCCTGCTTCTGGGCCAGACAAATCTTGTGGGCCAAAGGATACCAAAGGGCTATCTAGGATTTTCACAGGGACCTGCCCTGGACCCTGGAGCAGTGGCATCTCCAGGATGACCTTTGGCCTTTGACACCTGTCTGAACTCAGGTGCTAAGTCATCTCTGCAGAGACCGAAAGGGGCCTTTGTGGACTGAGAAATGAGGGCATGAGTTCTAACAGGAAAAAGTatgctggaggctgaggaggtAAAGGGAGAATCGGCAAGCTCCAGGAAAGGGGTGGGAGGTGTCCTGAGGTCCTGCTACTTGGGCcacactcagcaaatatttaggGAGCATCTATAGTGTAATGCTGGGCTGCTTATTGAGGGGACGAAAGGGAAAAAGACAGAGGCAGGTGCCCACCCTCAAGGTATTTGATGCCTGGGGCTGGAGGTGTTTCACTCAATGAATGAGCAGTGTGTTATAGCAGAATTGGGACAGTTTGGGGAAAGCTGAAGAGGGGCTAGAGAAGCCCAGGGGAGGTTTTTAACCCAGCTAGGGTTGGGCTGGCAGAGACAGGGAGTGGGGAACAGTAAGCTAAGATCTAGCTGAGATCAGACTTCTTGGTTAACACCTAAGATCTGCCAGATGAGGTTAGCTAGGAGATGACTGACAGGGGCTTGTGGCGGGTGGTGGAGATGGAGTTGCTGATTGGGAGCTGCATGTGGAAAGGTCCAAAAGCTAGAAGCAGCCTAGTGGATTCTGGGAGTTGCTTCCTGGGATCCAGTTCCCTGCAACTAGAGCTGAGGGTAGAGGTGCTCAGGCTCCTGAAGTAGGGCCAGGCTGCCAGGCAGATAAGGAGTTTGGAATTACCCTTGGAACCAAAGGGGCCCATCAAGGGGTTTTACAAGGAGATCAGATGTTATGTTAAAATATCAGGCTGCAGTGCTGGTCAGGAGAGTTTAGGAAGCTGGTATGGTGTCCAGGAGGGAGGTGATGGGGACTTGATTAAAATGAGGGTTGTGGGGACACAGAGAATTCCAAAGCTAGCTGAGAGCTAGAAATGATTGGTGAttggtttgggtttgggggtTAGGTAGGGTGAGAGGTGGAGGGGTGACTCTCAGGTTTAGGGCTTTTGCAGTTGGTTGGATGGTGTGTGTCATCCTTTGAGCTGAGGGCCTTGAAGGGGGCCTTTGGGAAGAAAATACTGAGTCTGTTTTGAATGCGTGGGTCTTTTGTTATGGGGTAGCTATAGCAACCAGGGCTGACTGCTCACCTGGTATGATCAGAAAGAAGCCGGCAGCTTAGTTGGGAACAGGTGTGAGGGAGAGGGCCAGGCTACTGAGAAATTTATCTGGAGTGAGAAAAAGTCTcaagggaggtggggagagtgTGTGTTGGGGATTTGTGCTGAGTCACAACAGGACTCTTCCCAAGGAGAGAAGCCTCTCCACTTCCTAGGGGAGCTGGAAGAGAGATCCAAGGGCCTCAATTTAGCTGTGAACACAAGTAGCCAAGGCCAGTcaagcccctcccccagccttgtCACACGGACTT includes:
- the Alox12b gene encoding arachidonate 12-lipoxygenase, 12R-type, encoding MATYKVKVATGTDFLSGTLDSISLTIVGTQGESHKQRLNHFGRDFATGAVDEYTVQCQQDLGELIIIRLHKERYSFFPKDPWYCNYVQICAPNGRVYHFPAYQWMDGYETLALREATGKTMADDSLPILLEHRQEEIRAKQDFYHWRVFVPGLPNYVHIPSYHPPVRRFRNPNRPEWNGYIPGFPILINIKATKFLNSNLRYSFVKTASFFFRLGPMSLSFKLRGLVDSKRSWKRLKDIKKIFPANKTVISEYVAEHWAEDTFFGYQYLNGINPGLICRCTRIPDKFPVTDDMVAPFLDEGTCLQAELEKGNIYLADYRILEGIPTVELNGQKQHHCAPLCLLYFNPQGNMMPIAIQLSQTPGPDCPIFLPSDSEWDWLLAKTWVRYAEFYSHEAISHLLETHLIAEAFCLALLRQLPMCHPLYKLLIPHTRFTVQINSIGRALLLNEGGLSARAMSLGLEGFAEVMVRALSELTYDSLYVPNDFVERGVQDLPGYYFRDDSLAVWDAMERYVTEIITYYYPNDAAVEGDPELQSWVQEIFKECLLGRESSGFPTCLRTVPELIRYVTIVMYTCSARHAAVNTGQLEYTSWMPNFPSSMRNPPMQAKGLTTLETYMDTLPDVKTTCIVLLVLWTLSREPDDKRPLGHFPDIHFVEEVPRRSMEAFRQRLSQISHNIRQRNKCLAVPYYYLDPVLIENSISI